The genomic window CAGAAGCACAAGCAGAAGCAATTGTTACATTGCAACTATACCGTTTAACAAATACGGATATTACAACACTCGAAGAAGAAGCAGCTGAGCTAGAACGCCGTATTCATGAGCTAGAAGCGATTCTAGGCAGTGAGAAAAAGCTTATCCAAGTTATTAAGAGCAATCTTCAAACGATTAAAAAAGAATTTGCTGACCCACGCCGTACGGT from Desertibacillus haloalkaliphilus includes these protein-coding regions:
- a CDS encoding DNA gyrase subunit A, whose amino-acid sequence is ALDRQHIVQGLIKAISILDEVIATIRASKDKKNAKDNLIAQFEFTEAQAEAIVTLQLYRLTNTDITTLEEEAAELERRIHELEAILGSEKKLIQVIKSNLQTIKKEFADPRRTV